The Natronoarchaeum philippinense genome includes the window GAGGTAGCGCGTGAATCGGCGCTCGGCCTCTTCGGGCTCGCGCAACTCGGTCGGACAGCCACAGAACAGCTTGGCCTCGGTGTCGAGCTGCTGGTGGATCTCCAGCCCGGCCACGAGTCCCAGCTCCTCGTAGTCGTAGTCAGTCATTGTCGCACTCTCTGGCGGCGAGCGATAAAAAACCGTCCAAAGCGCCGGCGCGCTCGCGGTGCACCTGTCGGTGTCGCCGGTCGGAACGCCCGTCCCGGTCGACCGCTCTGCTACTGCTGCTCGGCGAGACGTGCGTCAGCTACCCGATAGAGGTCCTCTTTGATCCCCTCGCCGTCGCAGTCGTCGTTCGGGCAGCGATAGTGCCAGCCGTCCCGCGTCGCGGCGGCCTCGCTGAATCGCTCGCCGCACTCGCCACAGAGCAGTTCGTCCTCGCCGCAGGTGTCCCGGTGGAGCTCGAGTTCGAGCTCGGTCGAGAAGCTCCGATTACAGAGACGACAGGTGTGCATATATGAGTCTTCGCGCTCCCGGGTCAAAACTACACTGGATCGTTTTTCGGGGTGAGACGGGGTAACGCATCCGAATTCGCGGAGCGGATTCGATCGACGGCGACGGCGGGCCGACGAAAGAACAGGCTACCGGCGACGTTCGATCTCC containing:
- a CDS encoding HVO_2901 family zinc finger protein; the encoded protein is MHTCRLCNRSFSTELELELHRDTCGEDELLCGECGERFSEAAATRDGWHYRCPNDDCDGEGIKEDLYRVADARLAEQQ